The Sedimentibacter sp. zth1 DNA segment AGTAATTCTTACAGTAATTACAGAGCAGGAGATCCAGTATGATGAAGGAAATATTGAGACTGTTAGATCAATACATAATAAAATATATTCTATAACTAAAAAGACAAGTACATATTATTGCGAAGGTTGTACTTGTTATCATACTCCAGAAGAAAACTGCCCCGGTAATTGTACATGTTCTGGACATTCAAAAATAGAAATAAATATTATTGTTAATTCTTTTGAAGAAATGCTTGAAATATTTAATTTTGATAATGAGCAAAAGGAATGGGCAAAGACATTATTTAATACAGATTATAGTGAAATATATTCAAATTTAGATTAGTGATTAGTGAGGTGAAAATGGATTTAATATTTTACCGACTTATAGATAATATGCTACAAAAGTATAAAGAAAAAGGTTTTAGTAAGGCACAGATTAAAGAGCTAAGGAAAGGAATTGAAAGCGATTTAGATATATCAAAATATGATGATATAAATCTTAGTTCTGAAGAAATGTTTGATATAAGATGGAAATTAACATTTGAAAAATATGAAGAAGGAAATGAAGATTATGAACGAAAAAAATTATCGAGAAACACTATTAAAACGTTATGACAATGAACAGGAAAACAGAAAAAAGTTATTGGATAAAAGAAAAGCTATAGATATAAAAATTCAGAAAAGTGTAAATAACTTAAAAAAGATAAAAGAAGAAATTGAAGGCTTTGATATTAAGTGTATGGTTAAGGTGATAAAGCTAATGGGTTATTCACTATCCTATGTACAAGACTAAATACAATCAGGAGTGTTAGAGGATAAAAATAACCAGGATAATACATATACAAATATGTACTGGAGAGCAAGGTTTGTAGGTGGTGCATTTGAAAAGGCAAAAGAGCTTAAGAATAAAGATAAAATTGAGATAACAAAAGGTGTAATTGAAAATACCTATGATAAAGAAAAGGGTAAGCTTTGGGTTAATGTTACTGTATTTGAATTTTTAAAAATGGTATTATCTTGATTTGGCAATACCATAAATTGTTTAAATAGTCAATAATATTTTAAATTTGGAGGATAAAATGAATAATTCAATGGTATATCAAACTTTGTGTTTTCAAAAAATGTAGATAAAAATAGCAAGTTAGTTTATATAGGACTAAAGAAGTTTATTAATAATATAACTGGATCATGTTTCCCATCAAAGAAATTGCTATGTGAAATGTGCAATATAAGTATGTCAACCCTTGATAAAGCAATGAAAAATCTAATAGATGCAGGAGTATTAAAAAAACAATACAGATATAGAAGAAACTTTAGTCAAACAAGCAATATGTATACAATAACACCATTTATGATTAGCGGTGATTATTATTTTAATGTAAGAGCTGATATATTAGATTTAGGTCTATCAGTAAAGGAAGTAATGGTGTATTCATATTTATGTTCTGTAGCTGATAAGGACCATAACTGTTATCCTTCAATAAAAACTATTTCAGAGCAATGCGAGTTAAGTGTTTCAACAATTAAAATTGCATTGAGACTATTAGTAAGTAAAAAATTAATAGCAAAAGAGAACCAATTCAGATTAGATGGTGGCAAGAGAAATAATACGTATACAATAATTCAGGAAGAAGTAGAGTCAGAGCAAGTTGAAGAATTAGAACAATTAGAACAATTAGAACAACTTATATTGCAAGATGAGAACCAACAAGAAATATTGGAAGAAGTGCCTCATCCAGAGCTGCAGCTTGATGAAAATATCGAAACTGATTTACCATCAGAAAAATTATCTGAAAATAAGCAAATCAATTAAATAGTTAAAAATAATAAAGTAATTGTCAAATCTGATGAATTAAAAACAGAAGAAACTAATAAAACAATAAATCAAAAATTTAAAGAGGGTAATGTAAAATTAAGAGGCGATATTTTTAATTATAAGCTGTCTAAAAACACATTAGTGGTATATGAGTATTAAGAATGTTAATGTAGATATGAATAAATTGAATATAAGCGAAATAAGTAAAAAACTAAGAATTAATACATACAAAATTAAATTGTCATTAGTAGAGCTAAAAGTAAGAGGTTTAATTTATAGAAAATCTATATCCAATTACCGATACCCATGGCTTATAAAAAAGTCCCCATAACTAGTACCTATAAATAACTAAAGATATTGCTTACTGAAAAAGAATAAATTATATATATATAAATATAGCTTATATAATAAATACAATATATTTCCCATAACACATGTAAATTGCAAGAATGGTTGCATAATTGAGAGTAAAGAGATAAATAAAATGAACTGCTAAGATAGCAATGATAAAATAAAAGACAAGATGCACCTCTTTTGCAGGGAGCAACAAATATGATTTAAATTAATATATATAACAATTCTTAATTTGACAAATATAGGAAATTGATATATATTGATTAGTAGTATAGTTTTGTGGAAAACGTAAAAGAATTCGTAAAAGACAAGTAAAATTAAATTTACAGAAAGAAAACAAAAGGCTTGTTTCTGTTTAAGATAATACAACTTTATCATTACAAGATAGTCAAACACTTCATGCAAAAAATATTCAGCTTTTAGCGGTTTGAAATGGTGAAGAACAGATAAAAGGCAATAAAAAGAAAAAGAGTTTTTTTAGTATGTTTAAGAAATGAAATAAATTTGTTATTAAAAACAATTACAAATTTCGACATAATATTTAATTATTTAATTATAAAATTTAATTGCTTTTTAAACATAATTTTAAAAAAGAGAGAGATTTATATAAAAATATTAAAAGTAATAGCAATTATTTTCCTAATTAATGAACTCATTACTGAATGTAGTCTAGATAATTATACTAACAAAACTAAAAATATAAATATGAATTCAAAATTCCTTAAAATTGGATAAATAGAAATAAAATCTATAGTATGAGTATGAACAATGGGTGATTTACATATCTCCTGTTATACATAAAGCCGATGATATATTTATTTACTTTAGATGAATCTATTATTAACTTTCGTAGGATAGGTAAAACAAAGGAAATGATAATTAGTAATACTTATTCATTTAATTTATATATGCTAGGTAAAGCAAATTATGTCGGAGAAATTTTTCATTCAGTAGAATTGCTCATTAATTGTAATAAATATATTGCAAATTACGATTTTTATATTGATCAAAACATATAAAATATTTTTAATATTATTGATACTTCAAACTTTATTGTGTTAATGAAGAAATTAAACCAATTAGGGTTAAGTTTTGTTTGAGATAAAATCAATAGTGATTTTCTATAAATAAAATAAGGTAGGGGTACTAAATGCATAAAAAATCAAATATCTTAAAAATCCTTGTTGTTTTTGTGCTGATAGTTACAGTTATTATTATCAGTATTATTTTAATAAATCAAAACAAGGATGCTAAGATTGTGGAGTTCTTATCAGAGTTTCTAATTGACACAGAAGAATTTTCAAACAGAAAATATCATAAAAGCTGTCATTTTGAAATCAGTTTAATAGACGAGAAGTATGACTGTGAAGTTTATAAATCCTCATACAATCCGAATGTTATAAACGAATTTATAAAATTAATTATAAATGGTGGACCTCAAAAAGTTAAAAATGTTAATAAAATAAACAACAATATTACATTTTCTAGTTTAGATGTTATGGTCTACATATATGTTATAGATAATAATGATATCGTGAAATCAATAACGCTTGATTTTGATAACTCACAACAATTCTATTTAATTACATATAATGATAGCTTTAAAAATGACTATATTTTAAAATATGAATTGGATAATGATTTTTACAAATACTTTATAGATAAGTATGCTATGAAAAGAGAGAAGTAAAACAATTAAGGGTACTAGATTGTAGTACCCTTGATAATAATTTATGCTACTTAATTTATTAAAAATTCATTTCCTTCCGATGTAAAATATGACAGTCTTACTCCCTCATCATACACATATGAAAATCCCTTATCCTTGAAATTACGCATTAGTAAATTTAGTTTTACTTTTACTGCTCCTATGCTTTCATGATCTATCAGCCAAATCTGCTCATCCGAAAGGTACTGAGTACCTTCTGCTATTGAATTAAGTACTGTTTGTTTTTCATTTGTGCTTAGAGATGTTAAAACACCTGTAATAGCAGCAGCTGTCCCTACTATAGGGCTTACTCCTGGGAATAAAGCAACTAACCCAACAACACCAGACAAACCATTTAGAAGTGTTGCCACATCGTTTTCACTTACTTCGTCACTATCTTTGAAATGCTTATAGACAAAACCCTGGATTCTTCTTAAATCAGTAAAATCATCTACAGATAATATTAATGTCTTACAATCATCTTTTATACTCATAAAAATCTCCTTAAATTTTATTTAAAACACTTAATCGATTAAATTTGTTTTATACTATATAAAAACAATTTTTTTAATAAATTTGTAAACTAAATACTAAATAATTATTTTTTTGTCTTTATAGCTTGTCCACTTTTTGTTTTATAATTCTTAACGCTCTTAATTTATTTTGATTAATAGCTTGTCTTGAAATATTTAAAATTTTAGATAATTCAGAGATTGTATAACCATACACAAATAAACCGATAATAATTTTTTTTTGCATATTTGTTAGTTTTGTTATGTAAGAATAAAAAGTATCTAATTCTATTTCTTGATAATAGTCGTAATATGGCATTTCAAATTCCATACAGCTTTCAACAATATTTTTTCTCGCTT contains these protein-coding regions:
- a CDS encoding helix-turn-helix domain-containing protein encodes the protein MFSKNVDKNSKLVYIGLKKFINNITGSCFPSKKLLCEMCNISMSTLDKAMKNLIDAGVLKKQYRYRRNFSQTSNMYTITPFMISGDYYFNVRADILDLGLSVKEVMVYSYLCSVADKDHNCYPSIKTISEQCELSVSTIKIALRLLVSKKLIAKENQFRLDGGKRNNTYTIIQEEVESEQVEELEQLEQLEQLILQDENQQEILEEVPHPELQLDENIETDLPSEKLSENKQIN
- a CDS encoding RNA polymerase sigma factor, producing the protein MIIFFLEFIKKIDVSKVTKYSQGELVNYVYKSLKNHTYNLIKHKARKNIVESCMEFEMPYYDYYQEIELDTFYSYITKLTNMQKKIIIGLFVYGYTISELSKILNISRQAINQNKLRALRIIKQKVDKL